The following are from one region of the Silene latifolia isolate original U9 population chromosome 9, ASM4854445v1, whole genome shotgun sequence genome:
- the LOC141602321 gene encoding uncharacterized protein LOC141602321 codes for MKLEETKTPKILRYFTLSLFFSIPFILFFTLQTTPTPSRTRTVTDSSIPVSYPNIKGIRIRPGYPTYASYLQRQLNKTQNPKLRQIWTTRDWDRKINVFVNFFNDLRDVGLINNASSALCIGARVGQEVEALRRVGVTDSIGIDLVPYPPLVIKGDFHNQPFEDERFDFEFSNVFDHALYPEMFVKEIERTLKPGGVCVLHVAVSRRSDKYSANDLDGVDPVVRLFSGSDLVRVRKVDGFGLDTEVVFRKKGGRIGS; via the coding sequence ATGAAACTTGAAGAAACAAAAACGCCAAAAATCCTACGTTACTTTACACTATCTTTATTTTTTTCAATcccatttattttattttttacccTACAAACAACCCCTACACCGTCACGTACTCGTACGGTAACGGATTCATCCATACCCGTATCTTACCCTAATATTAAAGGTATCCGGATCCGACCCGGATACCCAACATACGCTTCCTACCTCCAACGTCAACTCAACAAAACTCAAAACCCGAAACTGCGTCAAATTTGGACTACACGTGACTGGGACCGAAAAATTAAcgtatttgttaatttttttaaTGATTTACGAGACGTAGGGTTAATAAATAACGCGTCGAGCGCGTTATGCATTGGTGCGCGCGTGGGACAAGAGGTGGAAGCGTTACGGCGCGTGGGTGTGACGGATTCTATAGGGATTGATTTGGTTCCGTATCCACCGTTGGTTATAAAAGGAGATTTTCATAATCAGCCGTTTGAGGATGAAAGGTTCGATTTCGAGTTTTCGAATGTGTTTGATCACGCGCTTTATCCGGAAATGTTTGTTAAGGAGATTGAACGTACGTTGAAGCCTGGTGGGGTTTGTGTGTTACATGTAGCGGTTTCGAGACGGTCTGATAAGTATTCGGCTAATGATTTGGATGGGGTTGACCCGGTTGTGAGGTTGTTTAGTGGGTCGGATTTGGTTCGGGTTAGGAAGGTTGATGGGTTCGGGTTGGATACCGAGGTTGTTTTTCGAAAGAAGGGTGGTCGTATTGGTTCATGA